Genomic window (Bacteroidales bacterium):
TTTGCACAAGGAGAAGTCGGTGTGTTTTTCGGTAGCGGTAATACTGATTTTACAAGACCCGTAATAATTGTTGACGGATTTGACCCCGGAGATACAAGAGATATTGCAGGATTATGGGATATTGCAAATCAACAAAACATGGCGGATAATTTAATTGCCGAAGGTTATGATTTTATTATCGTAAATTTCTTTGGCGGAGATGATTACATACAAAGAAATGCACTACTTGTTAAAAAAGTTATTCAAGAAATTAATACAAGAATGACAGCAGCAGGAACCATGAAAGATGCAAACCAAATTGTTGTTATAGGTCCCAGTATGGGAGGTTTAATAACCAGATATGCAATAAGGAACATGGAGCAAAACGGACAAAACCACAACGTCAGAAACTGGGTTGCATTTGACTCTCCGATGAAAGGAGCAAGCATTCCTCTCGGATTACAACATTGGGTAAGGTTTTTTGCAGACGAAGGCGATGTGCAAGGAGCTATTGATGCAAAAGTAGCACTATCAGGACCTGCAGCAAAGCAAATGCTAATTTATCACTACACTGCAACAGTAGGAAATACTGCAAACAGCAACGGTTTATATTCAACATTCTATAACGAATTAAATGCTATGGGATTTCCCGAACAAACCAGAATTGTTGCAATAGCAAACGGAAGCGGATATAGTGCAAATCAAGGGTTCGGACCGGGAGACCAAGTTGTTAAATATTCTTACGCAAGTTTTTTGGTTGACATTGAGGGAAATATTTGGGCTGTTCCGAACCAATCATATCAAAGGATATTTCAAGGTGCATTAAATAAAATTTGGCCACTTCCCGATTCTTACGAAGATATTTATGTAAACAATACACTTCCCTACGACGGAGCTCCCGGAGGAAAACGAAATACATTTTTAGAATTAGACCAAACTGATACCGGAGGTTACGGTGACATTATAGCATTTCATAATTCTCACAGTTTTATTCCTGTTATAAGCTCAATGTGCATTCAAAACACTGTTGATCCGTATTTCAATATTAATAATAACATAAATACACTTACTACGCCTTTTGATAAGTTGTACTACCCAAATGAAAACCAAGATCATGTGCAAATAACCCCTGAATCTTATGCCTGGTTTTATCACGAAGTTATAAACTTTGCACCTGTGTTTACTTCTGCTCCCGTAACAAGCGTTAATGAGGATGAAGTTTATACATACACACTTTCGGCAACTGATGAGAATGAATGGAATGTTTTAACTTATGAGTTTATTGAAAAACCCGCTTGGTTAAATTTTAATGCCTCAACAGGTGAATTTTCAGGAACTCCGTTAAATGAAGATGTAGGAATATTTAATGTATCGGTAAAAGTAAAAGATGAACTTGACGAAACAATTCAAGCATTTACAATAACTGTTGTAAATACAAACGATGCTCCGGTTATTACTTCAACAGCTGTTGAATCAGCAACAGAAGATATTCAATATACATACACATTCACAGCAACAGATGAAGACCCCGTTCCTGACATTTTAACTTTATCAGCAGTTGAAATTCCCGCATGGTTAAGTTTTGATGAAGCAACAGGTATTTTATCCGGAACTCCGCTGAATGAAGATGTAGGAACTTACAATGTTATACTGAGAGTTAACGACGGAACTGTTGATATTGACCAAACTTTTACAATAACGGTAGCTAACACAAACGATGCTCCGATTATGCAAAGCGAATTGTCAGACCAAGAAACCTACACAAATGAATTATTTAACTATTCTTTTGCCGAAAACGTTTTTTCAGATATTGATGCCGGAGATATTTTATCTTATTCGGCAAATTTGACAAACGGAAATCCCTTGCCGGAATGGCTTAGTTTCAATTCTGACACAAGAACTTTTTCAGGAACACCGTCAAATATTGAGAGCTTTGAAGTTTCTGTAACAGCAACAGACTTAAAAGGTGCAAGTATATCCGACAAATTTATTTTAGATATTAACGGTCATATATCAATGTCCGAATCTATCTTAATTTATCCTAATCCTGCATCACATTTTTTCTATATTGAAAATAGGGAAACAATTAATAAAATAGAAATAATAAATATAGAAGGGAAAGAAATAAGAAATATTCAACCCGGAAATAACAAAATTCATGAAATAGATGTTTCCGATATTTCCGGAGGAATATATTTTCTTAAAATTTCAAATTTAAACAAAAGTTTTCTCAGGAAATTGATAATTGAGTAAATTTCAAGATAACAAAAAAGCGTCTGAAAAAATCAGACGCTTTTTTTTATATCAAAATCCGACAAAAAAACACGCCCTACATCGGAGGAGGCGGTGGCGGAGGAGGAGTTCCTCCGAATAAACCTGAAACTTCGGGAACTTCACCGGCAGCTTTCCAGCCTGCCATTCCTTGCTTCCAAACAAATGTTTCTTTTTTAAGTTGCCCTTGTGCTATCATTTGTTGTAATACTTCGGTATTAAAAGGTCCTTGTTGCTGCCCGTTTACTGAAACAAAATATTGTATAACAGGTGGGGGCGGCGGAGCAGACTGTTGATTTTGTTGTGTTTGTTGATTCTGCATCATATTATTTTGATTCATCATCTGTTGCATCATTGCCATTCCCATCATTCCTTCCATTCCTCCTCCCGTTCCGGTATTTCCGGCAGCTTTTTCCATAGAGTCGGCAGCTTTCATTTGAGCATATTTATTCATATCGCCCAGCATATTCATTCCTGTTCCTTCATCAAGTTTTGCTTGAAGTGCCTCAGGCAAACTTATACTTGACACTAAAAATTTTGTAATTTCAATACCGTATTCTAAAAATTCGTCCCCCAGAGCTTTTTGGCAGAAAACAGATATGTCTTTATAATTCTGAGCCATATCAAGCAAAGGAATTTTACTCTCTCCTATTGCATCAATAAATTGTGTTACAATCAAACTTCTTAATTCTGAGCTTATTTCACTTGTAGAGAAATCTCCGCTGGTTCCGGCAACTTCCTGAATAAATTTAACCGGGTCTGCAACTTTCATTGTGTAAGTTCCGAATGCTCTTAAACTTACACGTCCGAAATCGGCATCTCTTAAATAAAAGATGTTGGGTGTTCCCCATTTCTGATTTGTAAACCTTTTAGTATTTAAAAAATATACTTCTGCTTTAAAAGGGCTGTTAAATCCGTGTACCCATCCTTTTAATGTTGAAAGTATGGGAAGGTTTTGTGTTGTTAATTCATATCTTCCCGGAGGAAAAACATCTGCTAATTTACCTTCGTTAATAAAAACGGCAACTTGTGACTCTCTTACTGTCAGTTGTGCTCCGTTTTTTATTTCATTGCCGTATCTGTCATATCTCCATGAAATTGTATCATTACTGTCATCTAACCATTCAATGATATCAATTAATTCACCTTTAAGTTTACTGAATAATCCCATATTTTTTTTAGTTTAATTTTAGATTTTTAATAATATTATTTTTCGTTTCGGCTTTGAAAGTATAAACATTATACCAAATTTCAAAGATTTATTTATTAATTACACTAATTTATTTTTGAATAATTTAGATTTTCAAAGTTATAAAAATTTTACAGATATTTTTTTAAGATTTTGCTTTTCCTTTTAAGAATTTTTAAAGTGCGGCTTTTAAGTTGTCTTACACGTTCTCTTGTAATGTCAAAATTTAAGCCTATTTCTTCAAGGGTAAGAGGGTGTTGCATTTCAATACCGTAATATTGTTTAATAATTTCTGCTTCTCGATACGGCAATGTTGCTAATACTCTTTTCAATTCTGCGGTTAAGGACTGCTTGATCATTTCTTTTTCAGGCGAATCTGAACTGTCATTGATAATTATGTTGTACAAATTCATTTTCTCATCATCATTGATGGGAGCATCCATTGAAATGTTTTTATTATTACCTGCTATTACTTTTTGTACATCTTTAGGGGCAATTCTCAGTTCGTCCGCAATTTCTTTTATTGACGGTTCTCTGTGGTATCTTTGCAGAAGCTCATAAAATGTTCTGTTTACTTTATTTGCTGTTGTTATTTTATTCAGCGGCAAGCGGACAATTCTTGAATGTTCGGCAAGTGATTGTAAAATAGATTGTCTAATCCACCACACTGCATAAGAAATAAATTTAAACCCTTTGGTTTCGTCAAATCTTTTTGCTGCTTTTATAAGTCCTATATTTCCTTCATTAATAAGGTCGGGTAAAGTTAATCCTTGGTTTTGATATTGTTTAGCAACGGAAACTACAAATCTTAAATTTGCTTTAATGAGTCTGTCAAGTGCATTAAAATCATCTTTTCTTATTTTCTCTGCTAATTTAGCTTCTTCTTCTGCTGTAATCAATTCATACTTACTAATCTCATGCAGGTATTTATCCAGAGACAATGATTCTCGGTTTGTAACTTGCTTAGTGATTTTAAGTTGCTTCATAAATGAATGATTTACAACAAATTTTCGATAAATATAATAATTTAATTATTAAAAACCTATATTATCGGATAAGCCTAATGCTTTATTTACTTCAATATTAATCACATCTTCTGTTATTATTGTTTTTAAGGCTTCTTTTGTTCTTTCTCTTGCAGGAACAGATGCCATTCTTAAATTTTGTTTTCTTATTGATTCTTCAACAATTTTTCTGACAGTTCTTGCATTTCCGAAATATTTATCTCTTCTGTTATAAAGTTTTTTAATATATTCTTTTAAATGTTTTTCTGCTTTTTTATCGGGCGTTAAATCTTCACCTACAAGCATTTGCAATAAAATTTCGTATAAAGTTTCGGGTTTATAGTCTTTAAAAACTAATGTTTTATCAAATCTTGATTTTAAACCCGGGTTCATTTTTAGGAATGTTTCCATATTTCCGGGATAGCCTGCAACAATTACGGCAAATTTTCCTCTGTTATCTTCCATATTTTTCAAGATAACTTCAATAGCTTCATTTCCGTAGTTATATTGTCCTGTACCGGCAAGAGCATAGGCTTCGTCTATAAAAAGAACACCTCCGAGTGCCTTGTCAATTTTCTCTTTAGTTTTTAATGCTGTTTGACCGACATAACCGGCAACTAAACCATCTTTTCCGGTTTCGATAATATGACCTCTTTCCAACAAACCGAGGGCTTTATAAATTTTACCGAATATTCTTGCTAAAGTTGTTTTACCGGTTCCGGGATTTCCGCTGAAAATCGCATGTAAAGAGAACTTGTTAAGAACATCTTTTCCTGTTTCTTTATAGAATTTAACTAATTTAATAAGTTCATTAACTTCGGTTTTAATATCATTCATTCCTACTAAAGAATTCATCTCGTCTAATGCTTCTTTGAGCAATTCATTATCTATAGGGATTTTAACAATACTTTTTGATTTTACGCTTTCAATTTTATTAATGTCCTCCGGAGTTACAGTTGATAATTCATCTTCGGTAAGAAGGTCAATTTCAGCATTTCTCATTACCCGGAGTCCCATATTCATTTTACCTTCGTCAATAAGAGAATACGCAAAACGTGCATTCCCGAATGTATGATCTCTGTTTCTGTATGCTTCGGTTAAAATTTTCTTTAACAATTCTGCAGCATCATCTGTCAATTTAATGTTCCGTTTATCGGCTGCATAATATGCTATTTCATGCAATTCATCGGGGGTATAATCATCAAAATGAAAGAAATATTTTATTCTGGAT
Coding sequences:
- a CDS encoding putative Ig domain-containing protein: MQRFFTSTAVITLFLFSFFNVNSQTKNDPFSELDKTKISTGLLYNKVKIPVSQIKNYNGTSKIQILNPVKWRDIYSELYYSSLIKNIRDYQSVKQETKSKIRQNIFPVGIINYSYNEFKENAVKSGLVTIKNNKYFAEKGNIYDTHHVFATSVIISKQYTGLTPVFDFSKEYYYSNSENKITYLDIDFDNGNSFRKVYLNEKVKIKYTEEGDKIIHIKANFENGTSYVSKFKIKISSPKMPAPSETWSNYTANESYLGVFAQGEVGVFFGSGNTDFTRPVIIVDGFDPGDTRDIAGLWDIANQQNMADNLIAEGYDFIIVNFFGGDDYIQRNALLVKKVIQEINTRMTAAGTMKDANQIVVIGPSMGGLITRYAIRNMEQNGQNHNVRNWVAFDSPMKGASIPLGLQHWVRFFADEGDVQGAIDAKVALSGPAAKQMLIYHYTATVGNTANSNGLYSTFYNELNAMGFPEQTRIVAIANGSGYSANQGFGPGDQVVKYSYASFLVDIEGNIWAVPNQSYQRIFQGALNKIWPLPDSYEDIYVNNTLPYDGAPGGKRNTFLELDQTDTGGYGDIIAFHNSHSFIPVISSMCIQNTVDPYFNINNNINTLTTPFDKLYYPNENQDHVQITPESYAWFYHEVINFAPVFTSAPVTSVNEDEVYTYTLSATDENEWNVLTYEFIEKPAWLNFNASTGEFSGTPLNEDVGIFNVSVKVKDELDETIQAFTITVVNTNDAPVITSTAVESATEDIQYTYTFTATDEDPVPDILTLSAVEIPAWLSFDEATGILSGTPLNEDVGTYNVILRVNDGTVDIDQTFTITVANTNDAPIMQSELSDQETYTNELFNYSFAENVFSDIDAGDILSYSANLTNGNPLPEWLSFNSDTRTFSGTPSNIESFEVSVTATDLKGASISDKFILDINGHISMSESILIYPNPASHFFYIENRETINKIEIINIEGKEIRNIQPGNNKIHEIDVSDISGGIYFLKISNLNKSFLRKLIIE
- a CDS encoding SPFH domain-containing protein, translating into MGLFSKLKGELIDIIEWLDDSNDTISWRYDRYGNEIKNGAQLTVRESQVAVFINEGKLADVFPPGRYELTTQNLPILSTLKGWVHGFNSPFKAEVYFLNTKRFTNQKWGTPNIFYLRDADFGRVSLRAFGTYTMKVADPVKFIQEVAGTSGDFSTSEISSELRSLIVTQFIDAIGESKIPLLDMAQNYKDISVFCQKALGDEFLEYGIEITKFLVSSISLPEALQAKLDEGTGMNMLGDMNKYAQMKAADSMEKAAGNTGTGGGMEGMMGMAMMQQMMNQNNMMQNQQTQQNQQSAPPPPPVIQYFVSVNGQQQGPFNTEVLQQMIAQGQLKKETFVWKQGMAGWKAAGEVPEVSGLFGGTPPPPPPPPM
- a CDS encoding RNA polymerase sigma factor RpoD/SigA; its protein translation is MKQLKITKQVTNRESLSLDKYLHEISKYELITAEEEAKLAEKIRKDDFNALDRLIKANLRFVVSVAKQYQNQGLTLPDLINEGNIGLIKAAKRFDETKGFKFISYAVWWIRQSILQSLAEHSRIVRLPLNKITTANKVNRTFYELLQRYHREPSIKEIADELRIAPKDVQKVIAGNNKNISMDAPINDDEKMNLYNIIINDSSDSPEKEMIKQSLTAELKRVLATLPYREAEIIKQYYGIEMQHPLTLEEIGLNFDITRERVRQLKSRTLKILKRKSKILKKYL